A single window of Camelus ferus isolate YT-003-E chromosome 7, BCGSAC_Cfer_1.0, whole genome shotgun sequence DNA harbors:
- the LOC102511427 gene encoding LOW QUALITY PROTEIN: olfactory receptor 2A1/2A42 (The sequence of the model RefSeq protein was modified relative to this genomic sequence to represent the inferred CDS: deleted 1 base in 1 codon) yields MEGNQTMVTEFTLLGFYLGPRIQMLLFGLFSLFFAFTLLGNGAILGLISLDSRLHTPMYFFLSHLAIVDVAYACNTVPQMLLNLLSPAKPISFAGCMTQTFLFLSFAHTECLLLVVMSYDRYVAICHPLRYSAIMSWRVCITLVMICITRVMTSWACGSLLALVHVSLILRLPFCGPHEINHFFCELLSVLKLACADTRLNQVVISIASVFILVGPLCLVLVSYTHILFSILKIQAAEGRRKAFSTCSSHLCVVGLFFGSAIVMYMAPKSQHPEEQQKVLSLFYSLFNPMLNTLIYSLRSAEVRGALRRVLFKESHLQTE; encoded by the exons ATGGAGGGAAATCAGACAATGGTTACAGAGTTCACCCTACTGGGATTCTATCTCGGCCCAAGGATTCAGATGCTTCTCTTT GGACTCTTCTCCCTGTTCTTTGCCTTCACCCTGCTGGGGAACGGGGCCATCCTGGGGCTCATCTCCCTGGACTCCAGGCtgcacacccccatgtacttcttcctctcaCACCTGGCCATCGTGGACGTAGCCTATGCCTGCAACACGGTGCCCCAGATGCTGCTAAACCTCCTCAGTCCAGCCAAGCCCATCTCCTTTGCAGGCTGCATGACACAgacctttctttttctgagttttgctCACACTGAATGTCTTCTCCTGGTGGTGATGTCCTATGATCGGTATGTGGCCATCTGCCACCCACTCCGATATTCTGCCATCATGAGCTGGAGGGTCTGCATCACCCTGGTGATGATCTGCATCACCAGGGTGATGACTTCCTGGGCCTGTGGCTCCCTCCTGGCCCTGGTCCATGTGAGCCTCATCCTGAGACTGCCCTTCTGTGGGCCTCATGAAATCAACCACTTCTTCTGTGAACTCCTGTCTGTCCTCAAGCTGGCCTGTGCTGACACCAGGCTCAACCAAGTTGTCATCTCTATTGCTTCTGTGTTTATCTTGGTCGGGCCCCTCTGCTTAGTCTTGGTCTCCTACACACACATCCTGTTCTCCATCCTGAAGATCCAGGCAGCTGAGGGCCGCAGaaaggccttctccacctgctcctcccacctctgcgTGGTGGGGCTCTTCTTTGGCAGTGCCATCGTCATGTACATGGCCCCCAAATCTCAACACCCCGAGGAGCAGCAGAAGGTCCTTTCCCTGTTTTACAGTCTTTTCAACCCTATGCTGAACACACTGATCTACAGTCTGAGGAGTGCAGAGGTCAGGGGTGCCCTGAGGAGGGTGCTGTTCAAGGAAAGTCATCTCCAAACGGAGTGA